Proteins encoded within one genomic window of Candidatus Berkiella cookevillensis:
- a CDS encoding glycosyltransferase family 88 protein, translating to MLGTTLSDTSKSESKSDWLLQTDRHYKIWFSADPREFLSVENKMRLIRFRVENPNAEIYFVYSSKILSEQTCVELKEFLQPISITPIDFDQDIPALLEHDYDKILYQIAQVEIEKALSGEGGNLAAASDCVRLLPGLIEKCGIYSDLDVELCFNTLAQFIALQSPVVFPCVIELDGKNIQKMSFNNEFLSFAQNPLTKKLAPEAIASIRAAQLEIIQRYAKPAAALLAPVIRGLHTAVALDPELNALVKWYISNVNNGSESGVFDLRQFIKELSIKDLCMAVYPNFFQNEQPSVDLSFLSHEQMCAYLGACLRKEFQLKNPYRTIDISDEQIANNRLERIRSMLYKASVTHLSGPFISTAFFDAELRDFDLFSAITTDSTEALEHFANCIRRASLKENRLSDFIKGQDVEYQGAPLSDESWTPKGEVRAKQRSDEYLSAILRIQRLIRKKYMGQNDSDASKKSVVEDAASDSMRSKYFLDTSYF from the coding sequence GTGTTAGGAACAACTTTATCAGATACAAGCAAATCTGAATCAAAATCTGACTGGTTATTACAGACGGATAGGCATTATAAAATTTGGTTTAGCGCTGATCCTAGAGAGTTCTTATCTGTGGAAAATAAAATGCGCCTTATTCGTTTTCGTGTAGAAAACCCTAATGCTGAGATTTACTTTGTTTATAGTAGTAAAATCTTATCGGAACAGACATGTGTAGAATTGAAAGAATTTTTGCAACCTATATCAATAACGCCGATTGACTTTGACCAAGACATACCTGCACTTTTAGAGCATGATTATGATAAAATTCTTTATCAAATCGCACAGGTTGAAATTGAAAAAGCATTGAGCGGAGAGGGGGGGAATCTTGCTGCAGCTTCTGATTGTGTGCGATTGCTACCTGGTTTAATAGAAAAATGTGGTATTTATTCTGATCTGGATGTTGAGCTTTGTTTTAATACTTTAGCACAGTTCATAGCGCTGCAATCCCCCGTCGTTTTTCCCTGTGTTATAGAGTTGGATGGGAAAAACATACAAAAGATGTCTTTTAATAATGAGTTTTTGAGCTTTGCACAAAATCCATTGACAAAAAAATTAGCACCTGAAGCCATCGCTAGTATACGTGCAGCACAATTAGAAATAATACAACGATACGCAAAACCTGCGGCCGCATTATTAGCGCCTGTAATCAGAGGGTTGCATACTGCAGTTGCATTGGATCCAGAATTAAATGCACTTGTTAAGTGGTATATTTCTAATGTGAACAATGGTTCCGAGAGCGGTGTCTTTGATTTAAGGCAATTTATCAAAGAGTTAAGTATCAAAGATCTTTGTATGGCGGTTTATCCAAATTTTTTCCAAAATGAACAACCCTCTGTTGATCTGAGTTTTTTATCTCATGAGCAAATGTGTGCATATCTAGGGGCTTGTCTTAGAAAAGAATTTCAATTAAAAAATCCGTATAGAACAATAGATATTTCTGATGAGCAAATAGCGAACAATCGCCTTGAACGCATTAGGAGTATGCTTTACAAAGCAAGCGTAACGCATCTTTCAGGGCCATTTATATCAACTGCGTTTTTTGATGCGGAATTGAGAGATTTTGATCTCTTTAGCGCTATCACCACTGATTCTACAGAAGCGCTTGAACATTTCGCAAATTGTATCAGAAGAGCAAGCTTAAAAGAAAATCGTTTATCTGATTTCATAAAAGGGCAAGATGTTGAATATCAAGGTGCACCCTTAAGTGATGAATCGTGGACACCTAAAGGCGAAGTGCGTGCGAAGCAGCGTTCAGATGAATATTTATCCGCAATTCTTAGAATACAGCGCTTGATTAGAAAGAAATACATGGGGCAGAATGATAGTGATGCCTCTAAAAAAAGTGTTGTAGAAGATGCGGCTTCTGATTCTATGAGGAGTAAATATTTTTTAGATACAAGCTATTTCTAA
- a CDS encoding peroxiredoxin yields the protein MKKISIGDPVPNFTFNCTDPNLHSFADLLGSNIVLYFYPKDNTPGCTLEGRDFKILHPSFLECNTRVLGVSRDNLLCHEKFSTKLGLPFALITDPDEKLCQYFNVVIENNIILRFLMGIERTTFFIDDQGIIRHIWKKIRAKGHAQQVLDTVKKILQK from the coding sequence ATGAAAAAAATATCTATAGGCGATCCAGTACCTAATTTCACTTTCAACTGCACAGATCCCAATTTGCATTCATTTGCAGATCTTCTAGGCAGCAATATTGTTTTGTATTTTTACCCTAAGGACAATACACCCGGCTGTACGTTGGAAGGCAGAGACTTCAAAATATTGCACCCATCGTTTCTAGAATGTAATACGCGTGTTTTGGGGGTTTCAAGAGACAATTTACTTTGTCACGAAAAATTTAGTACAAAACTAGGACTACCCTTTGCACTCATTACAGATCCGGATGAAAAATTGTGTCAATATTTTAATGTTGTGATTGAAAACAATATTATTTTACGCTTTCTGATGGGGATAGAGCGAACAACCTTTTTTATTGATGATCAAGGTATTATTCGTCATATATGGAAAAAAATACGCGCCAAAGGACATGCACAACAAGTATTGGATACAGTAAAAAAAATACTGCAAAAATAA
- a CDS encoding aldo/keto reductase yields the protein MEYRRFGHSGLKVPVFSFGTATFGGSNEFFKNWGDTNVKEATRLVDICLERGVNFFDTADVYSAGASEEILGQAIKGRREKVLISSKATFKMSEDPNAVGSSRYHLIQACEASLKRLGVDHIDVYFMHGFDALTPVEEVLSALDHLVQSGKIRYIGCSNFSGWHLMKSLAVSEKYGLARYAVYQGYYSLIGREYEWELMPLGLDQDVGLMIWSPLGWGRLTGKIRRNQPMAKGRIQAGGSVGGPEVPQEYLYQVIDVIDEIAEETGKTVSQIALNWLLHRPTVTNIIIGARDEAQLLQNLDAIGWSLTQAQMAKLDAVSTRARTYPYWHQLDFTERNPIPTA from the coding sequence ATGGAATATAGACGATTTGGTCATTCTGGGCTTAAAGTACCCGTTTTTAGCTTTGGGACTGCAACTTTTGGGGGTAGCAATGAATTCTTTAAAAACTGGGGTGATACAAATGTTAAAGAAGCAACACGCCTGGTAGATATATGTTTAGAACGAGGTGTTAATTTTTTTGATACAGCAGATGTATATTCTGCTGGTGCTTCTGAAGAAATCCTTGGACAAGCCATTAAAGGGCGTCGTGAAAAAGTACTTATTTCTAGTAAAGCAACCTTTAAAATGAGCGAAGATCCCAATGCGGTTGGCTCATCACGTTATCATCTGATTCAAGCTTGTGAAGCCAGTTTAAAACGGCTGGGTGTTGATCATATTGATGTATATTTTATGCATGGTTTTGATGCTTTAACGCCCGTTGAGGAAGTCTTAAGTGCTTTGGATCACCTTGTGCAAAGTGGCAAGATCCGTTACATCGGTTGCTCAAATTTTTCTGGTTGGCATTTGATGAAATCGCTTGCTGTTTCAGAAAAATATGGTCTTGCACGCTATGCTGTATACCAAGGTTATTATTCATTAATAGGGCGAGAGTATGAATGGGAGCTTATGCCCTTAGGTCTGGATCAAGACGTTGGTCTAATGATATGGAGTCCTTTAGGATGGGGAAGACTTACGGGTAAAATTCGTCGCAATCAACCCATGGCGAAGGGGCGCATACAGGCAGGTGGCTCTGTAGGAGGGCCTGAAGTGCCACAGGAATATTTGTATCAAGTGATAGATGTGATTGATGAAATTGCAGAAGAAACAGGGAAAACAGTTTCGCAAATTGCATTAAATTGGTTGTTACATAGACCCACGGTAACCAATATCATTATTGGTGCACGAGATGAGGCGCAGCTTTTGCAAAATTTAGATGCAATTGGTTGGTCATTGACACAAGCACAAATGGCTAAGTTAGATGCGGTCAGCACGCGTGCACGCACCTATCCTTATTGGCATCAGTTAGATTTTACTGAGCGCAATCCAATACCAACAGCCTAA
- the ygiD gene encoding 4,5-DOPA-extradiol-dioxygenase — protein sequence MNKAPVLFLGHGSPMNTIEKNRYTEAWQKLGASLTPPRALLVISAHWFIDRTAVTAMARPRVIHDFYGFPEELFAFDYPAPGLPELAEEVSEIVKPQSIELDQGEWGLDHGTWSVLAHLYPQANIPVVQLSINAQKPLDYHLKLAALLAPLRERGVIILSSGNVVHNLSNINWKMHDKGTDWAHRFDDAVATYMTHQPSEILRVTEHPDFKIAVPTPDHFIPLLYTAGLAAAENVPALPLLRGCTLGTLSMTCYGIGLDKTLLTKDKDEEV from the coding sequence ATGAATAAAGCACCTGTTCTTTTTTTAGGCCATGGAAGCCCAATGAACACAATAGAGAAGAATCGTTACACAGAGGCATGGCAAAAGCTTGGCGCTTCTCTTACGCCACCCCGTGCATTACTTGTTATCTCTGCACATTGGTTTATTGACAGAACAGCAGTCACAGCAATGGCACGACCACGCGTCATTCATGATTTCTATGGTTTTCCTGAAGAATTATTTGCTTTTGATTATCCTGCGCCTGGATTACCTGAGCTAGCAGAAGAAGTCTCTGAAATTGTCAAGCCACAATCCATTGAACTCGATCAAGGAGAATGGGGACTGGATCATGGCACCTGGAGTGTGCTTGCACACCTTTATCCTCAAGCCAACATCCCTGTTGTACAACTTTCAATTAATGCACAAAAACCGCTCGATTATCATTTAAAACTGGCAGCCCTGCTAGCGCCTTTGCGTGAGCGTGGTGTAATCATTCTCTCTAGTGGCAATGTAGTACACAATCTGTCTAATATTAACTGGAAAATGCATGATAAAGGCACTGACTGGGCACATCGCTTTGATGATGCCGTGGCCACATACATGACGCATCAGCCCTCTGAAATATTGCGTGTAACAGAGCATCCTGATTTTAAAATTGCAGTACCAACACCCGATCATTTTATTCCCCTCCTTTACACTGCGGGTCTTGCTGCTGCTGAAAACGTGCCAGCACTCCCATTACTACGTGGCTGCACACTGGGAACCTTATCTATGACTTGTTATGGAATAGGTTTAGACAAAACACTTCTTACTAAAGACAAAGATGAGGAAGTATAA
- the cas6f gene encoding type I-F CRISPR-associated endoribonuclease Cas6/Csy4 — protein sequence MKYYIDITLLPNEDVSLGFLWQKIFQQVHIALVDNKVGENESAIALSVVEYKDKNFPLGRKLRLLADTEEVLVKLNIQEWLKRLRDYCQIEPIKNVPDDIKQYAQFKRKSVKSIENKAKRRAEHLNKPYAEVLAYLIKEGRSTKSELPFIKVESQNSKKRVEQGVSCQFLLFIECSLLEKPASGKFDCYGLSKTATVPWFD from the coding sequence ATGAAATATTATATCGATATAACATTATTACCAAATGAGGATGTTAGCCTTGGTTTTCTCTGGCAAAAGATATTCCAACAAGTACACATTGCCTTAGTTGACAATAAAGTAGGTGAGAATGAATCAGCTATAGCGCTTTCTGTTGTTGAGTACAAGGATAAGAACTTTCCTCTAGGCAGAAAATTGCGTTTGTTAGCCGACACTGAAGAGGTGCTTGTAAAGTTGAATATTCAGGAATGGTTAAAACGTTTGCGCGATTATTGTCAGATTGAGCCAATCAAAAATGTGCCTGATGATATTAAGCAGTATGCTCAATTTAAGCGTAAATCTGTTAAGTCTATTGAAAATAAGGCTAAACGAAGAGCTGAGCATTTAAATAAACCTTATGCTGAAGTTCTAGCCTATTTGATAAAAGAGGGGAGATCTACAAAATCTGAATTACCCTTTATTAAGGTTGAGAGTCAGAATAGTAAAAAACGGGTAGAGCAAGGTGTATCATGCCAGTTTTTGCTGTTCATAGAGTGCTCTCTCCTTGAAAAACCTGCTTCAGGGAAATTTGATTGTTATGGTCTTTCCAAAACAGCGACAGTGCCTTGGTTTGATTGA
- the csy3 gene encoding type I-F CRISPR-associated protein Csy3 — protein sequence MSNLTLPTVLAFDRKLEPSDALMYSGNWDKITDSSQWQAIELFERRNRAVKSNFKQEILDDEEELQKQIAEANLAWGDDAALAHDNDTLKVSFSLRIVSGLERPSVCNKIEFEKSYSEKISNYTNSNLEELAKRYAYNIANGRFLWRNRVGAQEIKVFVSHSSLSSPLEFNAYDFSLTDTTMDHDSVNAVAQLIKAGLVGNENTLLTINAYVKLGDGQRVWPSQEMVLNSPKGEKSRHLFHLNGKAAMHCEKIGNALRTIDDWYPDAKAPIAIEAYGSVTQRGIAYRSSKNDFKTLLLKWLNDGSVSNEDKHFVVAMVIRGGVFGEGES from the coding sequence ATGTCTAATCTAACGTTACCAACTGTATTAGCTTTTGATCGTAAGCTAGAGCCTTCTGATGCACTAATGTATTCAGGAAATTGGGATAAAATCACTGATAGTTCTCAATGGCAGGCAATTGAGCTTTTTGAACGCCGCAATCGCGCAGTGAAAAGCAATTTTAAACAAGAAATCTTGGATGACGAAGAAGAGCTGCAAAAGCAAATTGCTGAAGCAAATCTTGCCTGGGGCGATGACGCAGCGTTAGCACATGATAATGATACATTAAAAGTAAGCTTCAGTTTGCGTATAGTGAGTGGATTAGAACGACCATCTGTTTGTAACAAGATTGAGTTTGAAAAAAGCTATTCGGAAAAGATATCTAACTATACAAATTCAAACCTTGAAGAGCTCGCTAAACGTTATGCTTATAATATTGCTAATGGACGTTTTTTATGGCGCAATCGTGTGGGGGCACAAGAGATTAAAGTATTCGTTTCGCATTCAAGTTTAAGTTCACCATTGGAATTTAATGCTTATGATTTTTCGTTAACAGATACCACAATGGATCATGATTCGGTTAATGCAGTTGCGCAGTTAATTAAAGCTGGGCTTGTCGGGAATGAAAATACATTATTGACTATTAATGCATATGTGAAACTCGGAGATGGGCAACGAGTGTGGCCTTCACAAGAAATGGTTTTGAATTCCCCCAAAGGTGAAAAGAGCCGTCATTTATTTCATTTAAATGGCAAAGCGGCCATGCATTGTGAAAAAATTGGTAATGCCCTGAGAACTATTGATGACTGGTACCCTGATGCTAAAGCGCCTATAGCAATAGAAGCATATGGCTCAGTAACGCAACGTGGCATCGCCTATCGCTCTAGTAAAAATGACTTTAAAACACTTTTACTCAAATGGCTTAATGATGGAAGTGTATCGAACGAAGACAAGCATTTTGTGGTTGCAATGGTTATTCGTGGTGGTGTGTTTGGTGAGGGTGAGAGCTAG